The proteins below are encoded in one region of Cohaesibacter intestini:
- a CDS encoding helix-turn-helix domain-containing protein, with the protein MTKALTMQPQTDAIQIAVLAFDGMSPFHLWVPTTVFGRIYESDGRYKVTICAEQAGPIMTSDGMILSVPHGFDRVDNLGQGDMVIVPTWPNIDQQPSPALITCLQAAHDRGAILVGLCLGAFVLAEAGLLAGKRATTHWAYADAFAKRYPDIACEPDQLYADEGDVVTSAGVAAGLDCCLYLMRKQIGVEAANRTARNLVVSPHRAGGQAQYIERPVPKDLGESRVADVMVWIRNNLKEPHSIDKAAARARMSRRTFTRHFANQTGTSFTRWLLSERLALSQLLLETTSLSMESVAYEAGFGSTMSLRHHFRQAFGLPPGAWRKQFKGTA; encoded by the coding sequence ATGACAAAGGCTCTGACCATGCAGCCACAGACCGATGCCATCCAAATTGCAGTCCTTGCCTTTGACGGCATGAGTCCGTTTCATCTCTGGGTGCCGACGACGGTTTTCGGCCGTATTTATGAATCCGATGGCCGCTACAAGGTCACCATTTGTGCCGAGCAGGCAGGCCCGATCATGACGTCGGATGGCATGATCCTGTCGGTGCCCCATGGTTTTGACAGGGTGGACAATCTGGGCCAAGGGGATATGGTCATCGTTCCCACCTGGCCAAATATTGACCAACAGCCATCTCCGGCCCTGATCACCTGCCTGCAAGCGGCCCATGACAGGGGTGCCATCCTTGTTGGTCTGTGTCTGGGGGCCTTCGTTCTGGCAGAAGCGGGACTTCTGGCCGGCAAGCGGGCCACCACCCACTGGGCCTATGCCGACGCCTTTGCCAAGCGCTACCCGGACATCGCGTGTGAGCCCGATCAGCTCTATGCCGATGAAGGCGATGTTGTTACCTCTGCCGGTGTTGCGGCTGGGCTTGATTGTTGCCTCTATCTGATGCGCAAGCAGATTGGTGTTGAAGCAGCCAATCGCACCGCCCGCAATCTGGTTGTCTCCCCCCACCGTGCCGGTGGGCAGGCCCAGTATATCGAGCGCCCCGTACCAAAGGATCTTGGTGAAAGCCGGGTGGCGGACGTGATGGTCTGGATTCGCAACAATCTCAAAGAACCACACAGCATTGACAAGGCTGCAGCCCGCGCCCGGATGAGCCGTCGCACCTTCACCCGCCACTTTGCCAATCAAACCGGAACCAGCTTCACCCGGTGGCTGCTGAGCGAGCGTCTGGCCCTTAGCCAACTGTTATTGGAAACCACCAGCCTGAGCATGGAGTCAGTGGCTTATGAGGCGGGTTTTGGCAGCACCATGTCTTTGCGTCATCACTTTCGGCAGGCTTTCGGGCTTCCACCGGGGGCATGGCGCAAGCAGTTCAAGGGAACAGCATGA
- a CDS encoding GNAT family N-acetyltransferase has translation MPMKIRGYRQEDREILYDICLQTGAAGKNATASFGNSALLGDIYVGPYLRYASQLIFVAEDKEGVAGYIVGVLDSEDWANRLDQDWWPALRAQYPLDPLDQQDGPDRTVADRDCINAIHDPQQTPPELVARYPAHIHMNLLPRLQGRGVGGLMLKRWFDIAVNHGVSSVHIGVSTHNRGGIAFWQKHRFARIDTNSKDEGTLWMGRDLP, from the coding sequence ATGCCTATGAAAATTCGCGGCTATCGGCAAGAGGATCGCGAAATTCTCTATGATATCTGCCTACAGACAGGTGCAGCCGGGAAAAACGCGACAGCGTCTTTCGGCAACTCTGCGCTGCTCGGAGATATCTATGTCGGTCCCTATCTGCGCTATGCTTCCCAATTGATCTTTGTCGCCGAAGACAAAGAGGGCGTTGCAGGCTACATCGTGGGGGTGTTGGACAGCGAGGACTGGGCAAACCGTTTGGATCAGGACTGGTGGCCCGCCCTACGTGCCCAATATCCGCTTGACCCGCTTGATCAGCAGGATGGGCCTGATCGAACGGTAGCTGACCGCGACTGCATCAATGCGATCCATGATCCCCAACAGACGCCGCCGGAACTGGTCGCCCGCTATCCCGCTCATATCCATATGAACTTGCTGCCGCGCCTACAGGGCAGGGGGGTGGGAGGCCTCATGCTCAAACGCTGGTTTGATATTGCGGTCAATCACGGTGTCAGTTCGGTGCATATCGGTGTCAGCACGCACAATCGCGGTGGCATCGCCTTCTGGCAAAAACACAGATTTGCACGCATCGATACCAACTCCAAGGACGAGGGAACGCTCTGGATGGGACGGGATCTGCCCTGA
- a CDS encoding cysteine hydrolase family protein: MSQQTQTSNRALLLVDIQNDYFDGFAFPLWQAEETLERILQAVERAKIAGLPILLIQHVADASKGPAPFFNPGTDGVAIHPRLKAVVEHVPVVQKRFADGFLETDLSACLAKVGARELLIGGMMTQNCVTHTAISPQANDYDVTILSDLSTSVSEMIHKIALNAIAPRLTVAASTDVF, encoded by the coding sequence ATGTCCCAACAGACCCAGACCTCAAACCGCGCCCTTCTTCTGGTCGACATTCAGAATGACTATTTTGACGGTTTTGCCTTCCCGCTATGGCAGGCAGAAGAGACGCTTGAACGCATTCTGCAAGCGGTGGAGCGCGCCAAGATTGCGGGTCTGCCGATCCTGCTCATCCAGCATGTGGCCGATGCCAGCAAGGGCCCCGCTCCCTTCTTCAATCCGGGCACAGACGGGGTGGCGATCCACCCGCGCCTGAAGGCCGTAGTCGAGCATGTGCCCGTCGTACAAAAGCGGTTTGCCGACGGTTTCCTTGAAACTGACCTTAGCGCCTGTCTTGCGAAAGTCGGAGCGCGCGAGCTGCTGATTGGCGGCATGATGACCCAGAATTGTGTCACCCATACCGCGATTTCCCCTCAGGCCAACGACTATGATGTGACCATTTTGTCGGACCTCTCTACCAGCGTGAGCGAGATGATCCACAAAATCGCGCTGAATGCCATCGCACCCAGGCTGACGGTCGCCGCTTCGACGGACGTGTTTTAG
- a CDS encoding NAD(P)-dependent oxidoreductase, with amino-acid sequence MKLALFGASGKVGRNLTRQALDAGHEVTALVRSLKADLPEHPNLTLVVGDVLNPEDVANVVDAKDAVLVALGAPLGNKEGIRTKGTAIIVKAMKEVAVERLICLSGFGAGESRGALPWLYRFLIMPLILRHVYADHEQQEVLVKQSALDWTLVRPTNYVEGPQTNDYRIDFKAVEKGMTFKISYANVAHFMLSQVRDRTFLHAAPSLSS; translated from the coding sequence ATGAAACTCGCACTCTTCGGCGCCAGCGGCAAAGTTGGCCGCAATCTCACCCGGCAAGCACTGGACGCAGGCCATGAAGTCACGGCTCTGGTCCGGTCCTTGAAAGCTGATTTGCCCGAACATCCAAATCTGACCCTTGTGGTTGGTGACGTGCTGAATCCAGAGGATGTGGCCAACGTCGTTGACGCAAAGGATGCCGTTTTGGTCGCACTTGGTGCCCCATTGGGGAACAAGGAAGGCATACGCACCAAAGGCACCGCCATCATCGTCAAAGCGATGAAAGAGGTCGCGGTTGAGCGGTTGATATGCCTGTCGGGCTTTGGGGCGGGCGAAAGCAGAGGTGCCTTGCCGTGGCTCTATCGCTTCCTCATCATGCCGCTCATCCTGCGTCACGTCTATGCCGACCATGAACAACAGGAAGTGCTGGTCAAACAGAGTGCGCTAGACTGGACGCTCGTCCGTCCGACCAACTATGTAGAAGGTCCGCAGACCAATGACTATCGCATTGATTTCAAGGCGGTGGAAAAAGGCATGACGTTCAAGATCAGTTACGCCAATGTCGCCCATTTCATGTTGTCGCAGGTCAGGGATCGCACCTTCCTGCACGCAGCTCCGTCTCTTTCCTCGTAA
- a CDS encoding RND transporter: MFQFLDRIPVATLVVIALTLGLAPFLPEPHVWEKLKMLHAGSLERPIDMFDLVFHGVPWLLLIAKLGRLVVLKRRAGHVG; encoded by the coding sequence ATGTTTCAGTTTCTGGATCGCATTCCGGTCGCGACACTGGTCGTGATTGCCCTGACCCTCGGATTGGCGCCATTTCTACCCGAACCCCATGTCTGGGAAAAGCTGAAGATGCTCCATGCCGGGTCTCTGGAACGACCCATAGACATGTTTGATCTGGTCTTTCACGGTGTGCCATGGCTGTTACTCATCGCCAAACTAGGACGACTGGTGGTCCTGAAGCGGCGAGCGGGACACGTCGGTTGA
- a CDS encoding ABC transporter substrate-binding protein, producing the protein MASRFLKSTVIAALLSATAMPALAVDLEFYFPVAVGGKAADTIESLTADYVKANPDVKIDAIYAGGYNDALSKAMTAARGGNPPQLSVLLSAEMFTLIDEDLIEPFDAYVSEDEKKSWFGAFYPAFMENSQTGGKTWGIPFQRSTPVMYWNKEAFKEAGLDPDHAPANWDELVEISKKLVKKDAAGNVTQWGVRIPSEGFPYWLFQGLSTPAGAILANADGNKTNFDDPKVIEATQFLVDLSKKYGVMQEGAIAWGPTPKAFFEREAAIVWTTTGNLTNMRENAPFDFGVGFLPKKERFGAPTGGGNFVLFKEASQEQKKAAVDFVKWITAPEQAAKWSMATGYVAPRADAWETDAMKQYVKDFPQAAVARDQLQYAVAELSTYENRKVTSILNDALSAAIAGEKTPQEALKEAQEKAEAILKNYR; encoded by the coding sequence ATGGCTTCCCGTTTTCTGAAATCTACTGTAATTGCAGCTCTTCTGTCCGCCACTGCCATGCCTGCGCTGGCAGTGGATCTGGAATTCTATTTCCCGGTTGCTGTCGGTGGCAAAGCCGCTGACACCATCGAGTCTCTGACCGCTGACTATGTCAAAGCCAACCCGGATGTGAAAATCGACGCCATCTATGCAGGCGGCTACAACGACGCCCTGTCGAAAGCCATGACCGCAGCACGCGGTGGCAATCCTCCGCAGCTTTCCGTTCTGCTGTCGGCTGAAATGTTCACCCTGATCGACGAAGACCTGATCGAGCCATTCGACGCTTATGTCTCTGAAGACGAGAAAAAGTCCTGGTTCGGCGCTTTCTATCCAGCCTTCATGGAAAATAGCCAGACCGGCGGCAAAACCTGGGGCATTCCGTTCCAGCGTTCCACCCCGGTCATGTATTGGAACAAAGAAGCCTTCAAGGAAGCCGGCCTTGATCCAGACCATGCGCCTGCCAACTGGGACGAGCTGGTCGAGATCTCCAAAAAGCTGGTCAAGAAAGATGCCGCAGGCAATGTCACCCAGTGGGGCGTGCGCATTCCATCCGAAGGCTTCCCTTACTGGCTGTTCCAGGGTCTCTCCACCCCGGCTGGTGCCATCCTTGCCAATGCCGATGGCAACAAGACCAACTTTGATGACCCGAAAGTCATCGAAGCCACCCAGTTCCTCGTCGATCTGTCGAAGAAATATGGCGTGATGCAGGAAGGGGCGATCGCTTGGGGCCCAACCCCGAAAGCCTTCTTTGAGCGCGAAGCGGCCATCGTCTGGACTACCACCGGCAACCTGACCAACATGCGCGAGAATGCTCCGTTCGACTTCGGTGTCGGCTTCCTGCCAAAGAAAGAGCGCTTCGGTGCGCCGACTGGTGGCGGCAACTTTGTGCTGTTCAAGGAAGCCTCCCAAGAGCAGAAAAAAGCCGCTGTTGACTTTGTGAAATGGATCACCGCCCCGGAACAGGCTGCCAAATGGTCCATGGCCACCGGCTATGTTGCCCCACGCGCCGACGCTTGGGAAACCGACGCCATGAAGCAATATGTCAAGGATTTCCCGCAGGCCGCCGTGGCCCGCGATCAGCTGCAATATGCCGTGGCCGAGCTGTCCACCTATGAGAACCGCAAGGTCACTTCGATCCTCAATGACGCCCTGTCGGCTGCCATTGCCGGGGAAAAGACCCCTCAAGAAGCGCTCAAAGAAGCGCAGGAAAAAGCGGAAGCCATTCTGAAGAACTACCGCTAA
- a CDS encoding DeoR/GlpR family DNA-binding transcription regulator, protein MKQYSDRQLQIIKTVTESGFSAIEALSEHFSVSTQTIRRDVNALCEHGELRRVWGGVEPPPVSGNLLYAKRRILNVRAKRQIAAEVARHIPDGSSIALSIGTTPEMVIEALQERANLKIFTNNLNVAMQASARHDWSVTIAGGQVRAGDRDILGSEVEAFFDRFEVDFGIFGVAGVSPDGGLLDFSEAEVGARRAILKNCRTSVLVMDHSKLGRAAHMRGGNLSEVDCLFCDKPLPDHFAASLGSARVIIAPAFESDGADLGNTPREGTSQ, encoded by the coding sequence ATGAAGCAATATAGCGATCGACAGCTGCAAATCATCAAGACGGTGACCGAAAGTGGCTTCTCCGCCATCGAGGCCCTGTCTGAGCATTTCAGCGTCTCCACCCAGACCATCCGCCGCGATGTCAATGCGCTGTGCGAGCATGGAGAACTGCGCCGGGTCTGGGGAGGCGTAGAGCCGCCACCTGTCAGCGGCAATCTGCTCTATGCCAAGCGCCGTATTCTCAATGTCCGCGCCAAACGTCAGATCGCCGCAGAAGTCGCCCGCCACATCCCCGATGGCAGCTCCATTGCCCTGTCCATTGGCACAACGCCGGAAATGGTGATTGAGGCGTTGCAAGAGCGGGCCAATCTCAAGATTTTCACCAACAATCTCAACGTTGCCATGCAGGCCAGCGCCCGCCATGACTGGTCGGTGACCATCGCCGGTGGTCAGGTGCGGGCCGGTGACCGGGATATCTTGGGCAGTGAAGTTGAGGCCTTCTTCGATCGCTTTGAGGTTGATTTCGGTATTTTCGGCGTCGCTGGCGTCAGCCCCGATGGCGGCCTGCTCGACTTTTCCGAAGCCGAGGTCGGCGCAAGGCGGGCGATCCTCAAAAATTGCCGCACGTCTGTCCTCGTCATGGATCACTCCAAACTTGGTCGCGCTGCCCATATGCGCGGTGGCAATCTGTCGGAGGTTGACTGCCTCTTTTGCGACAAGCCGTTGCCCGATCATTTTGCCGCCAGCCTCGGAAGCGCCCGGGTGATCATCGCTCCGGCGTTTGAGTCAGATGGGGCAGATCTTGGCAACACACCCCGTGAAGGGACGTCTCAATGA
- a CDS encoding helix-turn-helix domain-containing protein encodes MGDLERGEQGAVESLQSDISVTESLPGAIGPAGALAPEAPGLNELGQLVREARKKKGWTLEETGRHAGIGRSTLSKIENGQTSPGFEIVRRLTRSLELETPNLFLQSGTSDLSGRRDVTRMGEGEPKVTATYSHELLCNELTSKSMLPYISTIKARDISDFGDWIRHRGEEFMYVLSGDLELHTEHYRPLTMKAGDSVYYDSGMGHCCVSISEDDAVVLWVSLER; translated from the coding sequence ATGGGTGATCTGGAACGCGGTGAACAGGGAGCCGTTGAAAGCTTGCAGAGCGACATCAGCGTCACTGAAAGCCTGCCCGGTGCAATTGGTCCGGCCGGTGCCTTGGCACCAGAGGCGCCGGGTCTCAATGAGCTGGGCCAATTGGTCCGCGAAGCCCGCAAGAAAAAAGGCTGGACGCTGGAAGAAACCGGCCGCCATGCGGGCATTGGTCGCTCGACCCTGTCAAAGATCGAAAATGGTCAGACCAGCCCCGGCTTTGAGATTGTCCGCCGCCTGACCCGTTCGCTGGAGCTGGAAACCCCGAACCTGTTCCTGCAATCGGGGACCAGTGATCTGTCCGGTCGTCGCGATGTGACCCGCATGGGTGAGGGCGAGCCAAAGGTTACCGCCACCTATAGCCATGAGCTTTTGTGTAACGAGCTGACCAGTAAATCCATGCTGCCCTATATCAGCACCATCAAGGCGCGGGATATCTCCGATTTTGGCGACTGGATCCGTCACCGGGGCGAGGAATTCATGTATGTTTTGTCCGGCGACCTCGAACTGCATACCGAACATTATCGCCCACTGACCATGAAAGCAGGGGACAGTGTCTATTATGACAGCGGCATGGGACATTGCTGTGTTTCCATCAGCGAGGACGACGCCGTTGTTCTATGGGTGAGTTTGGAACGATGA
- a CDS encoding GNAT family N-acetyltransferase, giving the protein MKIRPAIAADASTITAIYNDLVDNSTAVWKTKHFTMQDRLAWIKERNDGGFPVLVAELPDGQIAGFASYGPWRAGEGYCHTVEHSVHVAAENRGQGIGKSLLQALIDYAKGTDLHVLIAGIEAENQASIKLHAKLGFIECGTMHQVGTKFGRWLDLTIMQLTLD; this is encoded by the coding sequence ATGAAGATAAGACCCGCTATTGCGGCAGATGCCTCCACCATTACGGCCATCTATAATGACTTGGTCGACAACAGCACCGCAGTCTGGAAGACCAAGCACTTCACCATGCAGGATCGTCTTGCATGGATCAAGGAACGCAATGACGGCGGTTTCCCGGTTTTGGTGGCAGAGCTGCCTGATGGTCAGATTGCTGGCTTTGCCTCCTATGGTCCCTGGCGGGCGGGTGAGGGCTATTGCCACACGGTGGAGCATAGCGTTCATGTGGCAGCCGAGAACCGCGGACAGGGCATCGGCAAAAGCCTGCTGCAGGCGCTCATCGATTATGCCAAGGGGACGGATCTGCATGTGCTGATTGCTGGCATCGAGGCCGAAAACCAAGCCTCGATCAAGCTGCATGCCAAGCTTGGTTTCATTGAATGCGGCACCATGCATCAAGTCGGCACCAAGTTCGGTCGCTGGCTCGATCTCACCATCATGCAACTGACGCTGGACTAG
- a CDS encoding tellurite resistance TerB family protein has product MFDASKLISEFLGASGPASSPQRGSNAGGDLFQQGKDYLTNNAGGIGGGALAGGLAGYMLGSKKGRKMAKKAATYGGLALVAGLAYKAYSDYQGKKAGVPVVDGNVGTGEKTIPATMHAPHGTNPQVTHVPVVPIGSRFEVNELTERAAGFGATLVSAMIAAAKADGQIDTDEHQAIFAKIEELDLSVEEKGFLFDQLNKPLDIDSIVAQARTKEQAVEVYIASLMAIEPDMPSEQAYLAMLAARLDLEPDLTSHIHATVIEARDE; this is encoded by the coding sequence ATGTTTGACGCATCAAAGTTGATCAGTGAATTTCTTGGCGCGAGCGGGCCAGCATCCAGCCCACAGCGTGGATCCAATGCTGGCGGCGATCTGTTCCAGCAGGGCAAGGACTATCTGACCAACAATGCGGGCGGCATTGGTGGCGGTGCGTTGGCCGGAGGTCTGGCGGGCTACATGTTGGGCTCCAAGAAGGGGCGCAAGATGGCCAAAAAGGCCGCCACCTATGGCGGCCTCGCACTGGTGGCCGGTCTCGCCTACAAGGCCTATTCCGATTATCAGGGCAAAAAGGCCGGGGTCCCGGTTGTCGACGGCAATGTCGGGACCGGTGAGAAGACCATTCCCGCCACCATGCATGCACCCCATGGCACCAACCCACAGGTCACCCATGTGCCCGTGGTGCCGATCGGCTCTCGCTTTGAGGTTAATGAGTTGACCGAACGGGCTGCGGGCTTTGGTGCAACGCTCGTCAGTGCGATGATTGCAGCTGCCAAGGCGGACGGTCAGATCGACACCGACGAACATCAGGCAATTTTTGCAAAAATTGAGGAACTGGACCTGAGCGTCGAAGAGAAAGGGTTTCTGTTCGATCAGTTGAACAAGCCACTCGACATTGACAGCATCGTCGCTCAGGCCCGGACGAAAGAGCAGGCGGTCGAGGTCTATATTGCATCCTTGATGGCCATCGAGCCGGACATGCCGTCCGAGCAGGCCTATCTGGCCATGCTGGCGGCACGTCTGGACCTTGAGCCAGATCTGACCAGCCACATTCACGCGACCGTCATTGAGGCGCGCGACGAATAG
- a CDS encoding TetR/AcrR family transcriptional regulator, with translation MSSEKSDTRRKILEACLMLLAEGAGSGIRMSDIAKRAGVSRQALYLHFQSRGELIIAATLLQDEQEGAQERLTASRTARTGRERLSAFVQAWCAYIPIIYPVARTILYLAETDQEVSDAWRRRMEDMREGCEAAIAALSKDGDLPDHYDETSATDLLWSMLSIRQWELLCQQRGWTQERYAHQIEAAAMRVFCKA, from the coding sequence ATGTCAAGTGAGAAAAGCGATACCAGACGCAAAATTCTGGAAGCCTGTCTTATGCTGCTTGCTGAAGGCGCCGGAAGCGGGATCCGCATGTCCGACATTGCCAAGCGCGCCGGCGTGTCCCGTCAGGCGCTCTATTTGCACTTCCAGAGCCGAGGGGAGCTGATCATTGCGGCGACCCTGCTTCAGGATGAGCAGGAAGGAGCGCAGGAGCGACTGACAGCCAGTCGAACCGCTCGAACCGGACGGGAGCGCCTGTCGGCCTTTGTGCAGGCGTGGTGTGCCTATATCCCGATCATCTATCCGGTGGCGCGGACAATTCTCTATCTGGCGGAAACCGATCAGGAAGTGTCTGATGCCTGGCGTCGGCGCATGGAGGATATGCGCGAAGGGTGCGAAGCCGCCATTGCCGCCCTGTCAAAGGACGGTGACCTGCCCGACCATTATGACGAGACGAGTGCCACCGATCTGCTCTGGTCGATGCTGTCGATCCGGCAATGGGAATTGTTATGCCAGCAACGCGGCTGGACGCAGGAGCGCTATGCGCACCAGATCGAGGCTGCGGCCATGCGGGTATTTTGCAAGGCGTAA
- a CDS encoding phosphodiesterase, producing the protein MIKNPNALKFIHLTDPHVAGQEALVYGRRPTERLRAAIDSINMDHDNADFVVITGDLTHHGDVDAYEVFARELRRLSVPSHLLVGNHDDARAFAYQFPETQRCEHGFIQGSKRTPFGLCLFLDTSEKGTSKGVYCEKRRSWLTNALAETDGPVMLFMHHPPFAIGIPNTDDSKLQDSEAFWHVLAPHKQRIRHIFVGHAHRVMFGNWRGISVSGMRGLNHQVMLELSRQQAGQSGNFEAPAYGIVLADADQVMVHMHDFTDRSDPFPL; encoded by the coding sequence GTGATTAAGAACCCGAATGCACTGAAATTCATTCATCTGACCGACCCGCATGTCGCGGGACAGGAAGCCCTTGTTTACGGGCGGCGTCCCACAGAGCGGCTGCGCGCGGCCATCGATAGCATCAATATGGACCATGACAATGCGGATTTTGTCGTTATTACCGGCGACTTGACCCATCATGGGGATGTGGATGCCTATGAAGTTTTTGCGCGCGAGTTGCGGCGCCTGTCAGTGCCGTCGCATTTGCTGGTAGGCAATCACGACGACGCGCGGGCCTTTGCCTATCAGTTCCCTGAAACCCAGCGCTGCGAGCATGGCTTCATTCAGGGATCCAAGCGCACGCCTTTTGGCCTTTGCCTGTTTCTCGATACCAGCGAGAAAGGCACATCGAAGGGGGTCTATTGCGAAAAGCGCCGCAGCTGGCTGACCAATGCCTTGGCTGAAACGGATGGCCCGGTGATGCTGTTCATGCATCATCCGCCCTTTGCCATCGGCATTCCAAACACTGACGACAGCAAGTTGCAGGATAGCGAAGCATTCTGGCATGTACTGGCCCCGCACAAACAGCGCATCCGGCATATCTTTGTCGGCCATGCCCATCGGGTGATGTTTGGCAATTGGCGCGGCATTTCGGTCTCTGGTATGCGCGGGCTCAATCATCAAGTGATGCTGGAACTCAGCCGCCAACAAGCGGGCCAAAGCGGCAATTTTGAAGCACCAGCCTATGGCATAGTCCTTGCGGATGCGGATCAGGTGATGGTCCATATGCATGATTTCACGGACCGCTCCGATCCCTTCCCCTTGTGA
- a CDS encoding ABC transporter ATP-binding protein, which yields MTAIHPAHHGRAISLEGICKVWDQTVALDHVDIHVPAGSFTALLGPSGCGKSTLLRIIAGLEQATEGTVRIGEEDVTRRPPDKRDLSMVFQSYALFPHLNVAENIIFGLKTRKEPKAQRAEKLEAVAELMELSALLDRKPGALSGGQQQRVALARAVIAERSICLMDEPLSNLDAKLRHDMRLELRALQQKLGFTMVYVTHDQAEAITMADQVVLLNEGRVEQIDTPRALYEQPRTTFAARFIGTPPMSLFEAEALGALGASLTKDTKADLLVGLRPEAIAPDADGPLTGIIESVEYLGADTMLGCRIGSEILLVRASGRADFATGSTISLSFASDDLALFDKATGARFDPSYPLEA from the coding sequence ATGACTGCTATCCATCCCGCCCATCACGGTCGCGCCATCTCACTGGAAGGCATTTGCAAGGTCTGGGACCAGACGGTCGCCCTCGACCATGTCGATATTCACGTGCCCGCAGGATCTTTCACCGCCTTGCTGGGGCCATCGGGCTGTGGCAAATCCACCTTGCTGCGGATCATTGCCGGTCTGGAACAGGCAACCGAAGGCACCGTGCGGATCGGCGAGGAGGATGTCACCCGCCGCCCGCCAGACAAGCGCGACCTGTCGATGGTCTTCCAGTCCTATGCCCTCTTTCCTCATTTGAATGTGGCGGAAAATATCATTTTCGGTCTCAAAACCCGCAAGGAACCCAAGGCCCAGCGGGCGGAAAAGCTCGAAGCTGTGGCCGAACTGATGGAGCTGAGTGCGTTGCTGGATCGCAAGCCCGGCGCTCTGTCAGGCGGTCAGCAACAGCGGGTCGCCTTGGCCCGTGCGGTGATTGCCGAACGGTCTATCTGCCTGATGGATGAGCCACTGTCTAACCTTGACGCCAAACTGCGCCATGACATGCGGCTGGAGCTGCGGGCCCTGCAGCAAAAGCTTGGCTTCACCATGGTCTATGTCACCCATGATCAGGCCGAAGCCATCACCATGGCCGATCAGGTGGTGCTGCTCAATGAGGGGCGGGTCGAACAGATCGACACACCGCGCGCCCTTTATGAGCAGCCACGCACCACCTTTGCCGCCCGTTTCATTGGCACGCCCCCCATGAGCCTGTTTGAAGCCGAAGCGCTCGGTGCGCTTGGGGCTTCCCTGACCAAAGACACCAAAGCCGATCTGCTGGTCGGCCTGCGCCCCGAAGCCATTGCGCCTGATGCTGATGGTCCGCTAACGGGCATCATCGAAAGCGTCGAATATCTGGGCGCTGACACCATGCTGGGCTGCCGCATCGGCTCAGAGATCTTGCTCGTGCGCGCCTCGGGTCGGGCCGATTTTGCCACCGGTTCCACCATCTCTCTTTCTTTTGCTTCTGACGATCTGGCCTTGTTCGACAAAGCCACAGGAGCCCGTTTTGACCCGTCCTATCCGCTGGAGGCCTAG